Proteins from a single region of Allocatelliglobosispora scoriae:
- the hflX gene encoding GTPase HflX: MFDTEVETTAGEFDLEERRSLRRVAGLSTELTDVTEVEYRQLRLERVVLVGVWTEGTAIDADNSLTELALLAETAGSLVLEGLIQRRRGAPDAATFIGRGKVDEVKAVVEETGADTVICDGELSPSQLRALEQQIKVKVIDRTALILDIFAQHAKSKEGKAQVELAQLQYLLPRLRGWGEALSRQSGGSGRGGGAGGGVGLRGPGETKLETDRRRIRTRISKLKGELSGMKVMRDTKKATRRKNEVPTVAIAGYTNAGKSSVLNRLTGAGVLVEDALFATLDTTTRRTTTSDGRIYTLSDTVGFVRHLPHQLVEAFRSTLEEVADADLVVHVVDGAHPDPEGQVRAVREVLAEVGADKLPELLVINKIDVADEEILVRLKRTWPEAVFVSAHSGAGMPELQATIESRLPRPRIELLVRLPYDRGDLVARLHKWGEVLNTSHEGGGTVVLVRVSEEFAAQLSEFVITESDRVIDA, translated from the coding sequence TTGTTCGATACAGAGGTAGAGACGACCGCCGGAGAGTTCGACCTCGAGGAGCGGCGCTCCCTGCGGCGGGTGGCGGGACTCTCCACCGAGCTCACCGACGTCACCGAGGTTGAATACCGCCAGCTGCGGCTGGAGCGTGTGGTGTTGGTCGGGGTCTGGACCGAGGGCACCGCCATCGATGCTGACAATTCGCTGACCGAGCTGGCCCTGCTCGCCGAGACGGCCGGTTCGCTGGTCCTGGAGGGTCTGATCCAGCGGCGCCGGGGCGCTCCGGACGCGGCGACCTTCATCGGCCGCGGCAAGGTCGACGAGGTCAAGGCCGTGGTGGAGGAGACCGGCGCCGACACCGTGATCTGCGACGGAGAGCTCTCCCCCTCGCAGCTGCGGGCGCTGGAGCAGCAGATCAAGGTCAAGGTCATCGACCGGACCGCGCTGATCCTGGACATCTTCGCCCAGCACGCCAAGAGCAAGGAGGGCAAGGCGCAGGTCGAGCTGGCTCAGCTGCAGTATTTGCTGCCACGCCTGCGCGGTTGGGGTGAGGCGCTGTCTCGCCAGTCCGGTGGTTCCGGGCGTGGCGGCGGTGCCGGTGGCGGCGTGGGCCTGCGCGGCCCGGGTGAGACCAAGCTGGAGACCGATCGGCGGCGCATCCGCACCCGGATCTCCAAGCTCAAGGGCGAGCTCAGCGGCATGAAGGTGATGCGCGACACGAAGAAGGCGACCCGCCGGAAGAACGAGGTGCCGACGGTCGCGATCGCCGGTTACACCAACGCCGGCAAGTCCAGCGTGCTCAACCGGCTCACCGGTGCGGGCGTGCTGGTCGAGGACGCGCTCTTCGCGACCCTGGACACGACGACGCGGCGGACCACGACCTCGGACGGGCGGATCTACACCCTCTCGGACACGGTCGGATTCGTCCGGCACCTGCCCCACCAGCTCGTCGAGGCGTTCCGCTCGACGCTGGAGGAGGTCGCCGACGCGGACCTGGTCGTGCACGTCGTCGACGGTGCGCACCCGGATCCGGAGGGCCAGGTCCGGGCGGTTCGTGAAGTGCTGGCCGAGGTCGGCGCCGACAAGCTGCCCGAGCTGCTGGTGATCAACAAGATCGACGTCGCCGACGAGGAGATCCTGGTCCGGCTCAAGCGCACCTGGCCCGAGGCGGTCTTCGTCTCGGCGCATTCGGGCGCGGGCATGCCGGAACTCCAGGCCACGATCGAGTCGCGCTTGCCGCGGCCGAGAATCGAGCTGCTGGTACGCCTGCCGTACGACCGGGGCGACCTCGTCGCCCGCCTGCACAAGTGGGGTGAGGTGCTGAATACGTCACACGAGGGCGGCGGCACAGTGGTCCTGGTGCGGGTCAGCGAGGAGTTCGCAGCCCAATTGAGCGAATTTGTGATTACCGAGAGCGACCGCGTCATCGACGCTTAG
- the nrdR gene encoding transcriptional regulator NrdR — MRCPYCRHPDSRVVDSREADDGQLIRRRRHCPECGKRFTTVEEAVLAVVKRSGVTEPFSRTKIVNGVRKACQGRPVDDDSIALLAQRVEEAVRAQGKAEVPSQEVGLAILQPLRELDEVAYLRFASVYRDFESLDDFEKEIATLRAAASRAAASGRDEVGGGEPAGSRTA, encoded by the coding sequence GTGCGTTGCCCTTACTGCCGGCATCCGGATTCGCGTGTCGTCGACTCCCGTGAGGCCGACGACGGTCAGCTCATCCGCCGCCGACGGCACTGCCCGGAGTGCGGCAAGCGGTTCACGACGGTCGAGGAAGCTGTGCTTGCCGTGGTGAAGCGCAGCGGCGTCACCGAGCCGTTCAGCCGCACCAAGATCGTGAACGGTGTGCGCAAGGCGTGCCAGGGACGGCCGGTCGACGATGACTCGATCGCCCTGCTGGCACAGCGTGTCGAGGAGGCGGTCCGGGCCCAGGGTAAGGCCGAGGTCCCGTCCCAGGAGGTCGGGCTGGCCATCCTTCAGCCCCTGCGGGAGCTCGACGAGGTCGCTTACCTGCGCTTCGCCAGCGTCTACCGCGACTTCGAGTCGCTCGACGACTTCGAGAAGGAGATCGCCACCCTGCGGGCAGCGGCGAGCAGGGCGGCGGCGAGCGGGCGCGATGAGGTCGGCGGCGGAGAACCCGCCGGTTCGCGTACCGCCTGA
- the lexA gene encoding transcriptional repressor LexA gives MSAKEKPPAGRAVTSVAGNLEDLPAANALTARQRRILQTIKSWMEHKGYPPTVREIGDAVGLVSPSSVAYQLKELERKGYLRRDPHRPRAVDVRPPNDDNEFALRAARPMPAYVPLIGRIAAGGPILAEESIEEVFPLPRELVGEGELFLLQVKGDSMIEAAICDGDFVAVRQQPNAETGDIVAAMIDGEATVKTYRKRDGKVLLMPRNAAYEPIDGDNATILGKVVAVMRRV, from the coding sequence ATGTCGGCCAAAGAGAAGCCGCCTGCAGGACGCGCGGTCACTTCGGTCGCGGGCAACCTCGAGGACCTGCCGGCCGCCAATGCGCTGACCGCACGTCAGCGACGCATCCTGCAGACGATCAAGTCATGGATGGAGCACAAGGGCTACCCGCCCACCGTGCGCGAGATCGGTGACGCGGTCGGCCTGGTCAGCCCGTCGAGCGTGGCCTATCAACTCAAGGAGCTCGAGCGCAAGGGCTACCTGCGCCGCGACCCGCACCGCCCGCGCGCCGTGGATGTGCGCCCGCCCAACGACGACAACGAGTTCGCCCTCCGCGCCGCCCGCCCGATGCCGGCCTATGTGCCGCTCATCGGTCGGATCGCCGCCGGTGGGCCGATCCTCGCCGAGGAGTCGATCGAGGAGGTCTTCCCGCTGCCGCGCGAGCTGGTCGGCGAGGGCGAGCTCTTCCTGCTCCAGGTCAAGGGTGACTCGATGATCGAGGCCGCGATCTGCGACGGCGACTTCGTCGCGGTGCGGCAGCAGCCCAACGCCGAGACCGGGGACATCGTCGCCGCGATGATCGACGGCGAGGCGACGGTGAAGACCTACCGCAAGCGCGACGGCAAGGTGCTGCTGATGCCGCGCAATGCCGCCTACGAGCCGATCGACGGCGACAACGCCACGATCCTCGGCAAGGTCGTCGCCGTCATGCGCCGCGTTTAA
- a CDS encoding NAD-dependent malic enzyme, which produces MVASRLPSAGFSITVRVSVTADPYAIGRLTTAVGEAGAIVTALDVVDSDHVRVVADITADTADAGHADQVVAALRELEGVEVRKVSDRTFLLHLGGKIEVTPKVSLRNRDELSRAYTPGVARVCLAIAENPADARRLTIKRNTVAVVTDGSAVLGLGNIGPYAAMPVMEGKAALFKRFAGVDAWPVVLDTQDTEEIIKIVKAIAPAYGGINLEDIAAPRCFEIEERLRGMLDIPVFHDDQHGTAICVLAALTNALRVVGKQISDVTVVVSGAGAAGTAIMKLLLRQGVGDVIAYDRNGALHRGMPGLNTSHQWLVENTNRANYSGDLPGAIKGADVFIGVSAPNLLVGADIAQMAEKAIVFALANPDPEVDPREARQYAAVVATGRSDQPNQINNVLAFPGVFRGLLDAGASQFTEEMALAAAQAIADVVGAEKVNASVIVPSVFDPKVAPAVAAAVAAVAKAAGAPRLDSSAS; this is translated from the coding sequence ATCGTGGCCAGCCGCCTGCCGAGTGCCGGTTTCTCGATCACTGTCCGGGTCTCCGTGACCGCCGACCCCTATGCGATCGGGCGCCTCACCACCGCCGTCGGCGAGGCCGGAGCCATCGTGACCGCGCTCGACGTCGTCGACTCCGACCACGTTCGCGTCGTCGCCGACATCACCGCCGACACCGCCGACGCGGGCCACGCCGACCAGGTCGTCGCCGCGCTGCGTGAGCTGGAGGGCGTCGAGGTCCGCAAGGTCTCCGACCGCACCTTCCTCCTGCACCTCGGCGGCAAGATCGAGGTCACGCCGAAGGTGTCGCTGCGCAACCGCGATGAGCTCTCCCGGGCGTACACCCCGGGGGTTGCGCGGGTGTGCCTCGCGATCGCCGAGAACCCCGCCGACGCCCGGCGCCTGACGATCAAGCGCAACACCGTCGCGGTCGTCACCGACGGCTCCGCGGTGCTGGGGCTGGGCAACATCGGACCCTATGCCGCGATGCCGGTGATGGAGGGCAAGGCCGCGCTCTTCAAGCGCTTCGCCGGCGTCGACGCCTGGCCGGTGGTCCTCGACACCCAGGACACCGAGGAGATCATCAAGATCGTCAAGGCGATCGCACCGGCCTACGGCGGCATCAACCTCGAGGACATCGCCGCGCCGCGCTGCTTCGAGATCGAGGAGCGGCTGCGCGGGATGCTCGACATCCCCGTCTTCCACGACGACCAGCACGGCACCGCCATCTGCGTCCTCGCCGCCCTCACCAACGCACTGCGCGTCGTGGGCAAGCAGATCTCCGACGTCACGGTGGTCGTCTCCGGAGCAGGCGCGGCGGGTACGGCGATCATGAAGCTCCTGCTGCGCCAGGGCGTCGGCGACGTGATCGCCTATGACCGCAACGGCGCCCTGCACCGGGGCATGCCGGGGCTGAACACGTCGCACCAGTGGCTGGTGGAGAACACCAACAGGGCCAACTACTCCGGTGACCTGCCGGGAGCAATCAAGGGCGCCGACGTGTTCATCGGCGTCAGCGCGCCCAACCTGCTCGTGGGGGCGGACATCGCGCAGATGGCGGAGAAGGCGATCGTGTTCGCGCTGGCGAACCCGGATCCGGAGGTCGACCCCCGGGAAGCCCGGCAGTACGCGGCCGTGGTGGCCACCGGGCGGTCCGACCAGCCCAATCAGATCAACAATGTGCTCGCGTTCCCGGGCGTCTTCCGGGGGTTGCTGGACGCGGGGGCCTCGCAGTTCACCGAGGAGATGGCGTTGGCTGCGGCTCAGGCCATCGCCGACGTGGTGGGGGCCGAGAAGGTCAACGCTTCGGTGATCGTGCCTTCGGTGTTCGACCCCAAGGTGGCGCCTGCCGTGGCTGCCGCGGTGGCTGCTGTCGCCAAGGCTGCTGGGGCGCCTCGGTTGGATTCTTCTGCTTCCTAG